The following are encoded together in the Leuconostoc mesenteroides subsp. mesenteroides ATCC 8293 genome:
- the helD gene encoding RNA polymerase recycling motor HelD, with the protein MNDKIKQVETQYLNKTLKKMKKSLIDTEAEIKRSNRNINDVSKSWGDVRLKTDTYSGIVETAMSVRQQQQMLAERESSKTRAEARFETLTKQIKKPYFARIDFSESVSESGEAETIYIGLGSFSDNENNYYVYDWRAPVASIYYDGGIGDVEYLTPDGSQKAHVTLKRQFQIEDGIIVTLFDTEEAIGDAMLMNALNGESSTKMKSIVTTIQKEQNKIIRNTSADLLFVQGAAGSGKTAAVLQRIAYLLYRYRGKLTSGQVILFSPNQLFNDYIDQVLPELGEQNMVQMTFYQYASRRLPKIAVETLQERFEIDKTDSKIALAKGSLMMFKAVAAYADSLNRGGMKLRSIVFRDEPLIPKERIAEIYYQYNENYKLSQRLEATRDTLMRILSSRLGTEMRKDWVDLEIENLSKQEYDELVGAGRVRMGDNEEVDAAAVTRRTQLGQGEQEREFSSEKAERKFLAKQIVTRALKPLAQQIRRSRFLNINAQFVDFLREAHKYIDLSAYGISNDEWREHVEQVISNLKNHQMSLADTTIYLYLYDLITGKHGERDIRFLFIDEIQDYTPFQLAFLKFSFPLAKFTVLGDLNQAIFTKDNAGHLREDFATLFAPERVENVQLTQTYRSTQQITDFTKEILIDGQNIDAFNRDGEKPVVYIGQDENELLKLLENQLRENTEEQESTAIITKTLADAKALSQTLNDKTVTLIQSENQRLAPGVIIVPSYLAKGLEFDAVIIWHADKTRYKEDSERRLLYTVSSRAMHRLTIIAERATTPLLNNVSKNLYEVR; encoded by the coding sequence TTGAACGATAAAATTAAACAAGTTGAAACGCAGTATTTAAACAAAACCCTCAAGAAAATGAAAAAATCGTTGATTGATACCGAAGCTGAGATAAAGCGTTCTAATCGGAATATTAATGATGTATCAAAAAGCTGGGGAGATGTACGTTTAAAAACAGACACCTATTCTGGCATTGTCGAAACAGCCATGTCAGTACGTCAGCAGCAACAAATGCTTGCTGAACGTGAAAGTTCAAAAACACGAGCAGAAGCAAGATTTGAAACATTAACCAAGCAAATTAAAAAACCTTATTTTGCGCGTATAGATTTTAGTGAATCAGTCAGTGAAAGTGGCGAAGCAGAGACAATTTATATTGGGCTTGGCTCTTTTAGCGATAATGAGAACAACTATTATGTCTATGATTGGCGCGCACCAGTAGCATCAATTTATTATGATGGTGGTATTGGGGATGTTGAATATTTGACACCTGATGGCTCGCAAAAGGCGCATGTAACGCTGAAACGCCAATTTCAAATTGAAGATGGTATCATTGTAACCTTGTTTGATACGGAAGAGGCGATTGGTGATGCAATGTTGATGAACGCGCTGAATGGTGAGTCGTCAACGAAGATGAAATCAATCGTCACTACCATCCAAAAAGAACAAAATAAAATCATTCGTAATACAAGCGCCGATTTATTATTTGTCCAAGGAGCAGCTGGATCAGGTAAGACAGCTGCTGTTTTGCAACGTATTGCCTATTTGCTATACCGTTACCGCGGAAAACTAACTAGTGGACAAGTTATTTTGTTTAGCCCAAACCAACTGTTTAATGACTACATTGATCAAGTTTTACCCGAATTAGGCGAGCAAAACATGGTACAGATGACATTTTATCAATATGCTTCACGTCGTTTACCAAAAATTGCTGTTGAAACATTGCAAGAACGCTTTGAAATTGACAAAACCGATAGTAAAATTGCTCTTGCTAAAGGTAGCTTAATGATGTTCAAAGCTGTCGCAGCATATGCTGACAGTTTAAATCGTGGTGGAATGAAGTTACGTAGTATTGTGTTTCGTGATGAACCATTGATTCCCAAAGAGCGTATTGCTGAAATTTATTATCAATACAATGAGAACTACAAACTCAGCCAACGTTTGGAAGCAACGCGAGATACGTTGATGCGAATATTGAGCAGTCGTCTTGGCACAGAAATGCGTAAAGATTGGGTTGATCTTGAAATTGAAAATCTGTCAAAGCAGGAATATGATGAACTAGTGGGTGCCGGTCGTGTGCGCATGGGGGATAATGAAGAGGTTGATGCTGCGGCTGTTACACGACGTACGCAACTTGGTCAAGGTGAGCAAGAACGTGAGTTTTCTAGTGAAAAAGCTGAAAGGAAGTTCTTGGCTAAACAAATCGTAACGCGTGCCTTAAAACCTTTGGCACAACAAATTAGACGTAGTCGCTTTTTAAATATTAATGCGCAATTTGTGGATTTTCTACGTGAAGCTCACAAATATATTGATTTATCTGCGTATGGCATCTCAAATGATGAGTGGCGTGAACATGTTGAACAAGTGATTAGCAATTTAAAGAATCATCAAATGTCCCTCGCTGATACAACGATTTATTTATATCTTTATGACTTAATCACAGGGAAGCATGGTGAACGTGATATTCGCTTTTTGTTTATTGATGAGATTCAAGATTATACACCATTCCAACTTGCCTTCTTGAAGTTTAGTTTTCCACTGGCTAAGTTCACGGTCTTAGGAGATTTGAACCAAGCTATATTTACAAAGGATAATGCTGGCCATTTACGGGAAGACTTTGCAACTTTATTTGCGCCAGAGCGTGTTGAAAATGTTCAACTAACGCAAACCTATCGTTCTACACAGCAAATTACAGATTTTACAAAAGAAATTTTGATAGACGGTCAAAACATTGACGCGTTTAATCGAGATGGTGAGAAACCGGTAGTCTATATTGGGCAAGATGAGAACGAACTACTGAAATTGCTAGAAAATCAATTGCGTGAAAACACTGAAGAACAAGAATCAACAGCAATCATTACAAAAACATTGGCCGATGCAAAAGCTTTGTCACAAACGCTTAATGACAAAACAGTTACTTTGATTCAATCAGAAAACCAGCGGCTAGCTCCAGGTGTTATTATCGTGCCATCATACCTTGCTAAGGGACTAGAATTCGATGCCGTTATCATATGGCATGCAGATAAAACACGGTATAAGGAAGATAGTGAACGCCGTCTATTGTATACTGTTTCATCGCGAGCTATGCATCGCCTGACAATTATTGCAGAAAGGGCTACGACACCGCTACTAAATAATGTGTCAAAAAACCTCTATGAGGTTCGATAA
- a CDS encoding MarR family winged helix-turn-helix transcriptional regulator: MKPISHIFSELYDKVLLQYQQQSDSNERFPNLSSNDEYYIDLLYTLENPTVTSFADKAKISKPAATRIIHRFVAEKYLVKRPSTVDKRTSYLELSAEMKINCEKNRQLFDQVFLDSISVLTPEEQTVLHKIMFKINEKI, from the coding sequence ATGAAACCTATAAGCCACATCTTCTCAGAATTGTACGATAAAGTATTGTTGCAATACCAGCAACAGTCTGATAGCAACGAACGCTTTCCTAATCTGTCTTCAAATGATGAATATTACATTGATCTCCTATATACATTGGAAAATCCAACTGTAACTAGCTTTGCGGATAAGGCAAAAATATCCAAACCCGCTGCTACTCGAATCATTCATCGCTTTGTTGCAGAGAAATATTTAGTTAAACGACCATCAACAGTCGACAAACGGACATCATACTTAGAATTAAGTGCAGAAATGAAAATAAATTGCGAAAAAAATCGTCAATTATTTGATCAGGTTTTTCTAGATTCAATTTCTGTATTAACTCCTGAAGAACAAACAGTGTTACACAAGATTATGTTCAAGATTAACGAGAAAATATGA
- a CDS encoding cation transporter codes for MNQKNIEQRSLVIGCIWLFAMGVAALTAYFSTRLEALFVDAYFTLITLTTGLLSIVISKISTQVSKRFPNGLFVLEPLYAFFQSLLTIVLLLISLMTVSSKAYQYFVYGHRQLLNIAPVIPYEIVMVILSLTLSWFYQLQNKKIHNISTLLSAETKGAMIDGVMSAGIGVAAFFILFIDKKSPLSFLLYTGDSFITVIIVLFIIRIPLRIMKNALIEISGGLTQDQGIKSFIERAIQSHLTTDFSIDDCKIYKVGMSFKACISVSSRTDMVDTKKLTTYKKNILNDLSRKISFINIIFIYSNIGEKS; via the coding sequence ATGAATCAAAAAAATATTGAACAGCGTAGTCTAGTCATTGGTTGTATATGGCTTTTTGCAATGGGGGTTGCAGCGCTTACAGCATATTTTTCAACACGACTAGAAGCATTATTTGTTGATGCATACTTTACTTTAATCACACTAACCACTGGTCTTTTATCTATTGTCATCTCAAAAATAAGTACACAAGTTAGCAAACGTTTTCCAAATGGTCTGTTCGTTTTGGAACCGCTATATGCATTTTTTCAGTCATTATTGACAATTGTACTATTGTTGATTTCATTAATGACTGTCAGCTCAAAAGCCTATCAATACTTTGTCTACGGCCACAGGCAACTTTTAAATATTGCCCCTGTCATACCGTATGAGATTGTGATGGTTATTCTATCATTAACACTCTCATGGTTCTATCAATTACAAAACAAAAAAATCCACAATATCAGTACACTTCTATCAGCTGAAACAAAAGGAGCGATGATTGATGGTGTCATGTCAGCCGGAATTGGGGTCGCTGCATTTTTCATCCTATTCATTGATAAAAAGTCCCCATTAAGCTTTCTTTTATATACTGGAGATTCCTTTATTACAGTGATTATTGTTTTATTTATTATTAGAATCCCGTTGCGTATAATGAAAAATGCTTTGATTGAGATTAGCGGCGGCCTAACACAAGATCAAGGGATAAAATCATTCATTGAAAGAGCCATTCAAAGTCACCTAACAACCGATTTTTCAATTGATGATTGCAAAATCTATAAGGTTGGTATGTCTTTTAAAGCTTGTATATCTGTTAGCAGTCGAACAGATATGGTCGATACCAAAAAATTGACAACCTATAAAAAGAACATCTTAAATGACCTCTCTCGTAAAATTTCTTTCATAAATATTATCTTTATCTATTCAAACATTGGGGAAAAAAGTTAA
- a CDS encoding phosphatase PAP2 family protein, with translation MQWAARTTNVKLPSENQSTFETTDSEKKVLTLLLSIGFVTLLFATFFDKNVTSAVMDQNSIFGNIFQNYADQGAGIVLFTAFEIIAWTIWRRVQGNILKYVMTGGALIFAFNQMLAILQDMLSYTYSMLNNLSKGIPMGVANNTSAVANYPEPLRWSAAIILTILLSFVFFNWLKDKNNAAISYLLNAALIGIAVVFIAQTTIGDMKALWGRFRPYEMTTISGNTMSEFTPWYHLNGVNGHNSFPSGHTMSGWLFLYLTFFVPRGNISLQKKMTIFGIAMGILTGLSRVRIGAHWLSDVTVSSMLVGLIIFMASRLLTAHFVETRSSLN, from the coding sequence ATGCAATGGGCTGCTAGAACTACTAACGTGAAACTACCGAGTGAAAATCAAAGTACATTTGAGACCACAGACAGTGAAAAAAAAGTACTTACACTGCTTCTAAGCATTGGATTCGTGACTTTATTGTTCGCTACATTTTTTGATAAAAATGTCACCTCTGCAGTAATGGACCAGAATTCTATATTTGGTAATATTTTCCAAAATTACGCTGATCAAGGCGCAGGAATTGTTTTATTCACTGCCTTTGAGATCATTGCCTGGACAATATGGCGACGCGTTCAGGGAAACATTTTGAAATATGTTATGACAGGTGGCGCTTTGATATTTGCCTTTAATCAAATGCTAGCGATATTGCAAGATATGTTGAGTTACACGTATTCCATGCTCAATAATTTATCGAAAGGAATTCCCATGGGCGTTGCAAACAATACTTCGGCAGTGGCAAACTATCCTGAACCGCTTCGTTGGAGTGCAGCCATTATCTTAACAATATTACTGTCATTTGTATTCTTTAATTGGCTTAAAGATAAAAACAACGCCGCTATTAGCTATCTACTCAATGCTGCTTTAATCGGAATTGCCGTTGTTTTCATCGCACAAACAACAATCGGCGATATGAAAGCATTGTGGGGACGCTTTCGACCCTACGAAATGACAACCATTTCCGGAAACACAATGAGTGAATTTACACCTTGGTATCATTTGAACGGTGTGAATGGTCATAACTCTTTTCCTTCTGGTCACACAATGTCCGGCTGGTTATTTTTATACTTAACTTTCTTTGTTCCTCGAGGAAATATTAGTTTGCAAAAGAAAATGACAATTTTTGGGATTGCAATGGGTATTCTTACCGGTCTTAGTCGCGTACGGATTGGTGCACATTGGCTAAGTGATGTTACTGTGTCAAGCATGTTAGTCGGTCTCATCATCTTCATGGCGAGTCGTTTATTAACAGCACATTTTGTTGAAACCCGCTCCTCGCTGAATTAA
- a CDS encoding GNAT family N-acetyltransferase, translating into MIIRTATLEDLDHVTKLTYDAFHDYPLFNVSTDKSQLQQALYFLLYLNTLANIRREDCFVCVEGSEIVASFILKAPQQHQISFWTYVKVGGWQLPFKCSPKIAGRIMQNLSQSDDVMPEEFENFWYIDTLVVSPKYQGQKIGSRTISQIIDMVEKRGGKDLCLITNTAINSVFYQKNGFNEVTRSSFTSFGQVNDTWVFKYEYTIG; encoded by the coding sequence ATGATTATTAGAACAGCTACGCTGGAAGACTTGGATCATGTTACTAAATTGACATATGATGCTTTCCATGATTATCCTCTATTTAATGTCTCAACTGACAAGTCTCAATTACAGCAAGCACTATATTTTTTATTGTATTTAAATACGCTAGCGAATATTAGGCGTGAAGATTGTTTCGTTTGTGTTGAAGGGTCAGAGATAGTTGCTTCCTTTATTTTGAAAGCACCACAACAGCACCAGATTAGTTTTTGGACGTATGTTAAGGTCGGTGGATGGCAACTACCTTTTAAATGTTCTCCTAAAATAGCCGGACGTATCATGCAAAATCTATCTCAATCAGATGATGTCATGCCTGAAGAATTTGAAAATTTTTGGTACATAGATACATTGGTTGTTTCACCAAAATATCAAGGCCAGAAAATAGGCTCAAGAACGATATCACAAATTATTGATATGGTTGAAAAAAGAGGTGGTAAAGATCTATGTTTGATTACTAATACAGCAATCAACAGTGTTTTTTATCAGAAAAATGGCTTTAATGAGGTCACTAGGTCGTCTTTTACTTCATTCGGACAAGTCAATGATACTTGGGTATTTAAGTACGAGTACACAATTGGATAA
- a CDS encoding bacteriocin immunity protein, producing MQKDEKVETMLDQMSVAFSDEDVKNQPELREMIFNYAQELTKTQNTGLVATKMVKSLVQYYWITKTQLPEAAIELHHQIKRDATVYDGIAMSAMLLPVWF from the coding sequence ATGCAAAAAGATGAAAAAGTTGAAACCATGTTGGATCAAATGAGCGTCGCCTTTTCTGATGAGGATGTTAAAAATCAACCAGAACTACGAGAAATGATTTTCAATTACGCACAGGAGTTGACTAAAACGCAAAATACCGGCTTAGTGGCTACTAAAATGGTTAAATCTCTTGTTCAATACTATTGGATAACAAAAACTCAATTACCCGAAGCAGCAATCGAACTTCATCATCAAATCAAAAGAGATGCCACCGTGTACGACGGCATCGCGATGTCTGCCATGCTGTTACCTGTATGGTTCTAA
- a CDS encoding helix-turn-helix domain-containing protein, which produces MELGQKLKECRLALNKTQQQMATELHVTRQTVSHWENNDTYPSLDMLVTLSDYLGFSLDTTLKEEGTDMIDSINKELTAGKRYKKIVWQLAILASAFLFFIAILTYGRATQNQLIDRFNPFLKETYGYALLPEKVATKKVRGTQQSTDANGKTTTKKVVLDMPQPVDAYVYSDIFGAGEWLKFQVGTIPKGYNMLLCCIKDPT; this is translated from the coding sequence ATGGAGCTCGGTCAAAAATTAAAAGAATGTAGATTAGCATTAAATAAAACACAACAACAAATGGCCACAGAATTGCATGTTACGCGGCAAACGGTGTCACATTGGGAGAATAATGATACTTATCCGAGTTTGGATATGTTGGTTACGTTGAGTGATTACTTAGGTTTTTCTTTGGATACAACGTTAAAAGAAGAGGGGACAGATATGATTGATAGCATTAATAAGGAACTGACAGCGGGAAAAAGATACAAGAAAATTGTGTGGCAACTAGCTATTTTAGCAAGTGCGTTTTTATTTTTTATCGCTATATTAACTTATGGGCGGGCGACACAAAATCAATTAATTGACCGGTTTAATCCCTTTCTAAAAGAAACGTATGGCTACGCACTGCTACCTGAAAAAGTTGCCACTAAGAAAGTTAGGGGAACACAACAAAGCACAGATGCGAATGGAAAAACCACGACTAAAAAAGTGGTCTTGGATATGCCCCAACCAGTAGATGCTTATGTATATAGTGACATTTTTGGTGCGGGAGAGTGGTTGAAGTTTCAAGTTGGAACTATTCCTAAGGGATATAATATGCTGTTGTGTTGCATAAAGGATCCTACGTGA
- a CDS encoding M24 family metallopeptidase, whose product MSILSDEINNRIQNCQRFLQEKELSAYAVTDVEDIWYLTNIDYSPEQRPFFLIIYPDKKPLMLVPKLEESHIDVDYFDYDIQTYFDVTSEVGQNWYEVVTKKFDGLDKIGIESNALLEITAKAPTVDWQPNDIIKKLREIKSAYEIDKISTTARVCSRVVRATLGQVNNDSKVIDLYNLPFKVVGKEIADNFSLTNRVTNGVWPSTYSFMPHSIPDMAATVDHGPNVNVAVFRLAGYAAECERTFFMEKPTKEEELHFNQMMTARNIMLDMLRPGVKASEVETKVRDYLIDQHLTANILHRPGHGIGLNNHEEPTLSLGNDTVLKENMVVSVEPAIYFEGQGGYRHSDTVLITKDGYKLLTNAPVTLEELTVEN is encoded by the coding sequence ATGAGTATACTCAGTGATGAAATAAATAACCGCATCCAAAATTGCCAAAGATTCTTGCAAGAAAAAGAGTTAAGTGCATACGCAGTAACAGATGTAGAGGACATATGGTATCTGACCAATATTGATTATAGCCCTGAGCAACGGCCGTTTTTCTTAATTATTTATCCAGATAAGAAACCTTTAATGCTGGTACCAAAATTAGAAGAATCACATATTGATGTTGACTATTTTGATTATGATATTCAAACGTATTTTGATGTTACGTCTGAAGTTGGTCAAAACTGGTACGAGGTGGTTACAAAAAAGTTTGACGGGTTGGATAAAATTGGTATCGAAAGTAATGCGCTTTTAGAAATAACTGCAAAGGCACCGACAGTAGATTGGCAACCAAATGATATAATCAAAAAGTTACGTGAAATAAAGAGTGCTTACGAAATTGACAAAATTTCAACGACTGCAAGAGTATGTAGTCGAGTGGTTCGTGCAACGTTAGGCCAAGTGAATAACGACTCCAAAGTGATAGACCTTTATAACCTTCCGTTTAAGGTAGTTGGTAAAGAAATCGCGGATAATTTTAGTCTCACAAATAGAGTAACAAACGGTGTATGGCCGTCAACTTATAGTTTCATGCCTCATAGTATTCCTGATATGGCGGCAACAGTTGATCATGGACCAAATGTTAACGTCGCTGTGTTTAGATTAGCGGGCTATGCTGCCGAATGTGAACGTACCTTCTTCATGGAGAAACCAACAAAAGAAGAAGAATTACACTTTAATCAGATGATGACGGCTAGAAATATAATGCTCGATATGCTGCGACCTGGTGTTAAGGCATCTGAAGTAGAGACAAAAGTGCGAGATTACCTTATTGACCAGCATCTTACGGCTAACATTCTTCATCGACCTGGTCATGGCATCGGATTAAATAACCATGAAGAGCCAACTTTATCATTAGGTAATGACACAGTTTTGAAAGAAAATATGGTTGTATCGGTGGAACCAGCAATTTATTTTGAAGGTCAAGGCGGTTATCGACATTCAGACACGGTGTTGATAACTAAAGATGGTTATAAATTACTAACTAACGCACCGGTTACTTTGGAAGAATTAACCGTCGAGAATTAA
- a CDS encoding YhgE/Pip domain-containing protein has protein sequence MLGIEWKKIWKNKFMVVVLIAIVLIPSIYAIGFLKSMWDPYGKIKDLPVAVINEDKSVHYQGNKLAVGAKLKDNLADSDAMKFSFPSQKEAKKGLSNGKYYMVMTIPKNFSKNATTLLDAHPKKMLIHYTTSSGHSFIAGKFSKSAAESITNTISKQVTKTYAETLFKQIKTLGNGMGTAANGNKKLVDGTEQLQSGNQTVTTNLRTLASSGLTFSNGTNTLTDGLSQYFSGVSQLDAGSSKLTAGLGQLGEKMPTLSNGVSQLSTGSSSLNSGLQQYTAGVSQLNTGANALNTGAQKLARGSSNLATGVNKLTNGSSSLTKGVSAYTTGTDEAYKGSQKVSDGLTQMNEALNSDDAKNKMTQLQTGLQSFQTGLNQLKTSLDNSNQNTEQITKLTSSMSSLAANVTTISDYISGTQSKIESVAKTQKLTDTQVSALETALLPTDDINDSLKSATTNLSELQTNLTTLIKSSNTSMSQLKAAVNTLNTSYGTSDDTKTLYGGISSLVGSLNKVGDSTAQLSTGATKLTSGLSQLSGKSAQLISGSTQLQEGLEQLNTNVPSLTSGIESLASGSSKLSDGTQKLSQNSDKLNAGSQKISSGLSSLNEKMPALGSATSKLSSGSSQLTSGLDKLAANNSKLLSGSTQLASGATKIADGSAKLADGSAQLGDGLTKVKDGNATLADKLGQANNKVNKINSNKLTYNQLATPASTKHVEKDKVPNNGTAMAPYMLSVALFVGAVAFNLMFDLVTPLKYPKKAISWWASKMSVLYPFAFLQAAIMYFVSISMIGIKPVHYVATFWVLILVSFTFINVVTSLNLWFGKVGSFLAMILMVIQLGGSAGTYPIQLSNGFFEAIHPYLPMTYSVNALRETLMIGGSAKSDVMVMFGIFVAFTLIMIGFYMFKQLKIKKINYKHS, from the coding sequence ATGCTCGGAATAGAATGGAAAAAAATATGGAAAAATAAATTTATGGTGGTTGTTCTAATTGCTATTGTGTTGATTCCGTCAATTTATGCGATTGGGTTTCTGAAATCGATGTGGGATCCATATGGCAAAATTAAAGATTTGCCCGTGGCAGTTATCAATGAAGACAAATCTGTGCATTACCAAGGAAATAAATTAGCAGTAGGAGCTAAGTTAAAAGATAATTTAGCGGATTCAGATGCGATGAAGTTTAGTTTTCCATCGCAAAAAGAAGCTAAAAAAGGATTGTCCAATGGCAAGTACTATATGGTCATGACAATTCCAAAGAACTTTTCTAAAAATGCGACAACATTACTGGACGCGCATCCCAAAAAGATGTTAATTCACTATACAACAAGCTCAGGGCACAGTTTTATCGCTGGAAAGTTTTCAAAATCAGCGGCTGAAAGCATTACAAACACAATTTCCAAACAAGTGACAAAGACCTATGCTGAGACATTGTTTAAACAAATTAAAACGTTAGGCAATGGTATGGGCACAGCGGCTAACGGTAACAAAAAGTTAGTAGATGGAACTGAACAATTACAATCTGGAAATCAGACGGTCACAACAAATCTACGGACACTTGCTTCAAGTGGTTTAACTTTCAGTAATGGTACGAATACACTGACAGACGGGTTATCACAATACTTTAGTGGTGTGAGTCAACTTGATGCAGGAAGCTCAAAGTTAACTGCTGGTTTGGGACAATTAGGTGAAAAAATGCCTACGTTAAGTAATGGTGTTTCACAATTATCTACAGGATCATCGAGTTTAAACAGTGGTTTGCAGCAATATACAGCAGGTGTGAGTCAACTCAATACTGGTGCCAATGCTCTTAATACTGGTGCGCAAAAATTAGCTCGTGGTAGTAGTAATTTAGCTACTGGGGTGAATAAATTAACTAACGGATCGAGTTCTTTGACCAAAGGCGTTAGTGCATACACAACCGGAACAGACGAAGCGTATAAAGGAAGCCAAAAAGTTTCCGATGGCTTGACACAAATGAATGAAGCTTTAAATAGTGACGACGCCAAAAACAAAATGACGCAATTGCAAACAGGGCTGCAAAGTTTTCAGACAGGCTTGAACCAGTTGAAGACCTCGTTGGACAACAGTAATCAAAATACTGAGCAAATTACTAAATTAACAAGTAGTATGAGTAGTCTTGCAGCAAACGTTACTACGATTAGCGATTATATCAGCGGTACGCAAAGCAAAATCGAATCTGTGGCTAAAACACAAAAGCTAACTGACACGCAAGTCAGTGCATTAGAAACGGCACTATTACCAACAGATGACATTAATGATTCACTCAAATCAGCAACAACAAATTTAAGTGAATTACAGACTAACTTAACCACATTAATTAAATCAAGTAACACAAGTATGTCACAGTTAAAAGCAGCTGTGAATACACTAAACACTAGTTATGGGACTAGTGACGATACAAAAACGCTGTATGGTGGCATAAGCAGTTTGGTTGGCTCACTTAATAAGGTCGGTGATTCAACTGCGCAATTAAGTACTGGGGCAACAAAATTAACTAGTGGGCTGTCACAACTGAGCGGGAAATCAGCACAGTTAATTAGTGGTTCAACACAGCTACAAGAGGGGCTTGAACAACTTAATACGAATGTACCCTCACTCACTAGTGGTATTGAAAGCTTAGCTAGCGGTAGTTCTAAGCTGAGCGATGGTACCCAAAAGTTGTCACAAAACAGTGATAAGTTAAATGCTGGATCCCAAAAAATTAGCAGCGGCTTATCATCACTAAATGAAAAGATGCCTGCTTTAGGTTCAGCAACGTCAAAGTTATCGTCAGGAAGTAGTCAGTTAACGTCAGGACTGGATAAATTGGCTGCTAATAACAGCAAGTTGTTAAGCGGGTCGACTCAATTAGCTAGTGGTGCCACAAAGATAGCAGACGGCAGTGCTAAGTTGGCTGATGGTTCAGCACAACTTGGTGATGGGCTGACGAAAGTTAAAGATGGGAATGCAACGCTTGCTGACAAGCTAGGTCAAGCAAACAACAAAGTTAATAAAATTAACTCAAATAAGTTAACCTATAATCAATTAGCTACCCCAGCAAGCACCAAGCATGTGGAAAAAGACAAAGTTCCTAATAATGGTACAGCTATGGCACCTTATATGTTGTCAGTGGCACTGTTCGTTGGTGCCGTTGCCTTTAACTTGATGTTTGATTTAGTGACACCTCTAAAGTATCCTAAAAAGGCTATTAGTTGGTGGGCAAGCAAAATGTCTGTGCTTTATCCATTCGCATTTCTGCAAGCAGCAATTATGTACTTTGTTTCTATTAGTATGATTGGCATCAAACCAGTTCACTATGTCGCAACTTTCTGGGTACTGATTCTGGTATCATTTACCTTTATTAATGTCGTAACATCCCTTAACTTGTGGTTTGGTAAAGTTGGTTCATTCCTGGCAATGATTTTGATGGTTATTCAATTAGGTGGTTCCGCAGGAACATATCCAATTCAATTGTCAAATGGTTTCTTTGAAGCCATACACCCATATTTGCCAATGACTTATTCAGTCAATGCACTGCGAGAAACGTTGATGATTGGTGGATCCGCTAAAAGTGATGTGATGGTTATGTTTGGCATATTTGTTGCCTTTACATTGATTATGATTGGTTTCTATATGTTCAAGCAATTAAAAATCAAGAAGATTAATTATAAGCACAGTTAA
- a CDS encoding TetR/AcrR family transcriptional regulator: protein MNRQEKNKLTQQRIMDAFVKLVSEKGFNNLTVSNITRTAKLSRGTFYIYYLDKYDVLEKIETYLLTNMEKLMQINIDKTISWLDDVDNNKLSAELDTYSPYRSFIQSFDFLDKNRFTLKTLLSKNGDSQFVYKLRHLIDEQIDSHYKNIFKDGNEVIPSDYTHDLLISSLISIIGHWLQKDDPESPAEIAEILIRSRILAAYQVK from the coding sequence ATGAATCGGCAGGAAAAAAATAAATTAACACAGCAACGAATTATGGACGCTTTCGTGAAATTAGTGAGCGAAAAAGGCTTCAATAACTTAACCGTCTCCAACATCACACGAACAGCAAAACTAAGTCGTGGCACTTTTTATATTTATTATCTTGATAAATACGATGTATTAGAAAAAATTGAGACCTATTTACTAACTAATATGGAAAAACTAATGCAAATTAATATAGATAAGACAATATCTTGGCTAGACGATGTTGATAATAATAAACTATCGGCTGAGTTAGATACCTATTCACCGTATCGTAGTTTCATTCAGTCTTTTGATTTTCTCGATAAAAACCGTTTTACGCTTAAGACACTCCTCTCTAAGAATGGTGATTCACAATTTGTTTACAAGTTACGTCATTTGATTGATGAACAAATTGACTCACATTACAAAAATATTTTTAAAGATGGTAATGAAGTTATTCCCAGTGACTATACACATGATCTATTAATTAGTTCGCTCATTAGCATTATTGGTCATTGGTTACAAAAAGATGACCCTGAATCTCCAGCTGAAATTGCCGAAATTTTGATTAGAAGTCGTATACTGGCTGCTTACCAGGTAAAATAA